In Mesorhizobium sp. 113-3-3, a genomic segment contains:
- a CDS encoding sugar O-acetyltransferase, which yields MAHEDRTRTIPGRTPQSAAMLADVKRAMAITARLNRLTFNDADEVRVLFSELIGKKVDDSFLLIPPFYATGGADTRVGRNVFINQNCTFYDLGGLDIADDVLIGPNVSLITSGHPLEPSRRRAFTTAKPIVIERNVWIAAGATVIGGVTVGENAVVAAGSVVTKDVPANTLVGGNPARVIRSIAE from the coding sequence ATGGCGCATGAGGATCGCACCCGGACAATCCCCGGGAGAACGCCGCAATCGGCAGCCATGCTGGCGGACGTCAAACGGGCGATGGCGATCACCGCCCGTCTCAACCGTCTGACGTTCAACGACGCGGACGAGGTCCGCGTCTTGTTCAGCGAACTCATCGGCAAAAAGGTCGATGACAGTTTCCTGCTGATCCCGCCCTTCTACGCAACCGGTGGGGCCGACACCCGCGTCGGCCGCAATGTCTTCATCAATCAGAACTGCACCTTTTATGATCTTGGCGGGCTCGACATTGCCGACGACGTGCTGATCGGGCCGAATGTCAGCCTCATCACATCGGGCCATCCGCTCGAACCATCGCGGCGGCGCGCCTTCACCACCGCGAAGCCGATCGTCATCGAACGCAACGTCTGGATCGCCGCCGGCGCGACGGTCATCGGCGGCGTCACCGTCGGCGAAAACGCTGTCGTCGCGGCGGGCTCGGTGGTCACGAAGGATGTTCCCGCGAACACGCTTGTCGGCGGCAACCCGGCGCGGGTTATCAGGTCGATTGCCGAGTGA
- a CDS encoding type II toxin-antitoxin system TacA family antitoxin produces the protein MPRNASDNGRIDFRIPPEAKAVIARAASLSNVGLTEFIARSALRDAQATIERAEHLALSERDSLRILDLLENPPSPTSRLIRAAKAGQTHS, from the coding sequence ATGCCCCGCAACGCCAGCGACAACGGTCGAATCGATTTCCGGATTCCGCCCGAAGCGAAAGCCGTAATCGCACGTGCGGCGTCTTTGTCGAATGTCGGCCTGACCGAGTTCATTGCGCGCTCCGCATTGCGTGACGCCCAGGCCACGATCGAGCGCGCCGAGCATCTTGCGCTGTCGGAACGGGACAGCCTGCGCATCCTCGACCTACTTGAAAACCCGCCCTCCCCGACCAGCCGTCTTATCCGCGCCGCCAAGGCCGGCCAGACCCACTCGTGA
- a CDS encoding universal stress protein gives MYKHLLIATDGSELADKGVAHGLTLAKGIGAAVTFVTVSEPYPIFAWGGAMAGYAAGDELAVYQEESRKYGKEVLAKCKASADAAGVSAKLVHVEDKRPAEAILELSQAQGCDLIVMASHGRRGLGKLLLGSQTAEVLSYTAIPVLVVR, from the coding sequence ATGTACAAACATCTGCTCATCGCCACCGACGGATCGGAACTGGCCGACAAGGGCGTTGCCCATGGCCTCACATTGGCAAAGGGCATCGGCGCCGCCGTCACCTTCGTAACCGTCTCGGAACCGTACCCGATCTTCGCCTGGGGCGGCGCCATGGCCGGCTATGCGGCGGGCGACGAACTGGCCGTCTACCAGGAGGAGTCGCGCAAATATGGCAAGGAGGTTCTGGCCAAATGCAAGGCCTCGGCCGACGCGGCCGGCGTCTCCGCCAAGCTTGTCCATGTCGAGGACAAACGGCCCGCCGAAGCGATCCTGGAACTGTCGCAGGCGCAAGGCTGCGACCTGATCGTGATGGCCTCGCATGGCCGCCGCGGACTGGGCAAGCTGCTTCTCGGCAGCCAGACGGCGGAAGTGCTGTCCTACACCGCGATCCCGGTGCTGGTGGTCCGGTAA
- a CDS encoding VirK/YbjX family protein, with protein MTIAMGAPRPSRPRGPINRSPSEFRRKLNKWVHESKWAALRWMFRRDIAAIRSTLGVEPFTAILAQYPDIALKPVRPYLVANLMRIHRSAAVVGHYTAAARLLTDAALVESHTRGRRLLAMSTVAGDVTVELTGQAGLYREGEWRLLLRLEGRPVIEMALAIVDRSLLQLGGAGKVLYIGALKSMSTGVQGLEDSRILTKAMEGLRPKTLLLLVAQTLASSLKLRGLVAASNAGHVFSRDYALRRRITADYDGFWAESGGRLIRRTMYALPLVKAQRDPADYKPNKRAQIRRRQRREVEIADYVNESVRQLLRS; from the coding sequence ATGACGATTGCCATGGGCGCGCCGCGGCCATCCCGGCCAAGAGGCCCAATAAACCGGTCGCCCTCCGAGTTTCGGCGCAAGCTGAACAAATGGGTGCATGAAAGCAAATGGGCGGCGCTTCGGTGGATGTTCCGGCGCGATATTGCTGCCATCCGGTCGACCCTCGGTGTTGAGCCGTTCACGGCAATCCTTGCTCAATATCCCGACATTGCGCTGAAGCCGGTTCGGCCGTATCTCGTGGCCAATCTGATGCGTATCCATCGTTCCGCCGCCGTCGTTGGTCACTACACCGCGGCGGCGCGTCTTTTGACCGATGCCGCCCTGGTTGAAAGTCACACGCGCGGTCGTCGTCTCCTGGCAATGTCGACCGTTGCTGGTGACGTCACGGTGGAACTGACGGGCCAGGCAGGCTTGTACCGGGAGGGGGAATGGCGCCTTCTCCTGCGCCTGGAAGGACGTCCCGTCATCGAAATGGCGCTCGCGATCGTGGATCGGTCGCTTCTGCAACTCGGTGGCGCCGGCAAGGTTCTCTATATTGGCGCTCTGAAGTCGATGTCGACCGGTGTGCAAGGTCTCGAGGATTCCCGGATACTGACCAAAGCCATGGAAGGCTTGCGACCGAAAACGCTGCTGCTCCTGGTGGCCCAGACGCTGGCATCCTCACTCAAACTCCGTGGCCTTGTCGCGGCATCAAACGCAGGCCACGTCTTTTCGAGGGACTATGCCCTGCGCCGCCGCATCACCGCGGACTATGACGGCTTCTGGGCGGAGTCCGGGGGGAGGCTCATACGTCGCACGATGTATGCCTTGCCCCTGGTGAAGGCTCAGCGGGATCCAGCCGACTACAAGCCGAACAAACGGGCGCAAATACGCAGGCGTCAGCGCCGCGAGGTCGAAATCGCGGACTATGTCAACGAATCCGTCAGGCAGTTGCTGCGGAGCTGA
- a CDS encoding histidine phosphatase family protein, whose protein sequence is MSSAYPQIHLVRHGETAWSLSGQHTGRTDMPLTPAGEAAARGVAERLKGLSFSAVWSSPSQRAYNTSVLAGFGAASIRNDDLQEWDYGAYEGRTTKEILAERPGWNVFRDGCPQGEMAADVGARADRIIGQVREAGGSILIFSSAHFLRVLAARWLGLPPEGGALFVLDTASISVLGYEHDLSEPVVRKWNLK, encoded by the coding sequence ATGAGCAGCGCATATCCGCAAATCCACCTGGTCCGGCATGGCGAGACGGCGTGGAGCCTTTCGGGGCAGCATACCGGCCGCACCGACATGCCGCTGACGCCGGCAGGCGAGGCGGCCGCGCGGGGCGTGGCGGAGCGGCTCAAGGGCCTGTCGTTCTCGGCGGTTTGGTCGAGCCCCTCGCAGCGCGCCTACAACACCAGCGTGCTGGCCGGTTTTGGCGCGGCAAGCATCAGAAACGACGATCTGCAGGAGTGGGACTACGGCGCCTATGAGGGGCGCACCACCAAGGAGATCCTGGCCGAGCGGCCAGGCTGGAACGTGTTTCGCGACGGCTGCCCGCAAGGCGAGATGGCCGCCGATGTCGGCGCCCGCGCCGACAGGATCATCGGGCAGGTTCGCGAAGCTGGCGGCTCGATCCTGATCTTTTCCAGCGCGCATTTCCTGCGCGTGCTCGCCGCCCGCTGGCTCGGCCTGCCGCCGGAAGGCGGCGCGCTGTTCGTGCTCGACACGGCCAGCATCAGCGTGCTCGGCTACGAGCACGATCTCAGCGAGCCGGTCGTGCGCAAGTGGAACCTGAAGTAG
- a CDS encoding VOC family protein, with translation MNFVSVRIITSDVQRLVRFYGEITGMPVTVYTEDFAELSTPSCTLAIGSTRTLMLFGGDIARPADNHTAILEFRVGDVDAEFARLSDFIRDTTVQKPTTMPWGNRSLLFRDPDGNLVNFFTPVTAEAIRKFEK, from the coding sequence ATGAATTTCGTCTCTGTCCGCATCATCACGTCGGATGTTCAGCGCCTCGTGCGCTTCTACGGTGAGATCACCGGCATGCCGGTGACGGTCTACACCGAGGACTTCGCGGAACTCTCGACACCTTCCTGCACGCTGGCGATCGGCAGCACGCGCACCCTGATGCTGTTCGGCGGCGACATCGCCCGGCCCGCCGACAACCACACGGCCATCCTCGAATTCCGCGTCGGCGACGTCGATGCCGAATTCGCCCGGCTCTCGGATTTCATCAGGGACACGACCGTGCAGAAACCGACCACCATGCCCTGGGGCAACCGCTCGCTGCTGTTTCGCGACCCCGACGGTAATCTGGTGAATTTCTTCACGCCGGTGACGGCGGAAGCGATCCGGAAGTTCGAGAAGTAG
- a CDS encoding sigma-70 family RNA polymerase sigma factor yields MTDAPGPFEPLGSRGVPILDRPAFERLTMAHRRALKLHCYRMMGSLHEADDLVQETFLKAWRGRAQFDGRGSPRGWLYSIATNACLNAIKARSSAHRILEEPARPPSEGRAAAGPAAELSWLEPYPDAELPDLVDGEPGPDARYETSEAVRLAFVAAIQLLPPRQRASLLLCDVLGWSALETAQLLGGSTASVNSALQRARATLGEHYPGGRPLQRSQPNPEEGELLERYISAWQAANLDGFVALLREDATYHMPPWRDWYQGRQAIHGFFKTVWSNYAGYRAVATRANGQPVVALYARRHQEQEWRAQSLHVVEPADGAIAALTIYVAPLGPDLFAAFGLPPVLSGPEA; encoded by the coding sequence ATGACAGACGCTCCCGGCCCGTTTGAGCCGCTGGGCTCGAGAGGCGTGCCGATCCTCGATCGGCCTGCCTTCGAGCGCCTGACGATGGCGCACCGCCGCGCGCTGAAGCTGCACTGCTACCGGATGATGGGCTCGCTGCACGAGGCCGACGATCTCGTCCAGGAGACGTTCCTGAAAGCCTGGCGCGGCCGCGCGCAATTCGACGGGCGCGGCTCGCCGCGCGGCTGGCTTTATTCGATCGCCACCAACGCCTGCCTCAACGCCATCAAGGCGCGGTCGTCGGCGCATCGCATCCTCGAAGAGCCCGCACGGCCGCCGAGCGAAGGGCGCGCCGCCGCCGGGCCGGCCGCCGAGCTCTCCTGGCTGGAGCCTTACCCCGACGCCGAACTGCCGGACCTCGTCGATGGCGAGCCCGGCCCGGACGCGCGCTACGAGACAAGCGAGGCTGTGCGGCTGGCCTTCGTCGCCGCCATCCAGTTGCTGCCGCCCCGGCAACGCGCGTCCCTCCTGCTGTGCGACGTGCTGGGCTGGTCGGCGCTGGAAACCGCGCAATTGCTGGGCGGCTCGACTGCCTCGGTCAACAGCGCCCTGCAGCGGGCGCGCGCGACACTTGGCGAGCACTATCCCGGCGGACGCCCCTTGCAGCGATCGCAACCCAACCCGGAGGAAGGCGAGCTGCTCGAACGCTATATCAGCGCCTGGCAGGCCGCCAATCTCGACGGCTTCGTCGCGCTGCTGCGCGAGGACGCCACTTACCACATGCCGCCATGGCGCGACTGGTACCAGGGACGCCAAGCGATCCATGGTTTCTTCAAAACCGTGTGGAGCAATTACGCCGGCTATCGCGCCGTCGCGACGCGGGCCAACGGCCAGCCCGTCGTCGCCCTCTATGCACGGCGCCATCAGGAACAAGAATGGCGCGCGCAATCGCTGCACGTCGTCGAGCCGGCCGATGGCGCCATCGCCGCGCTGACGATCTATGTTGCCCCGCTCGGCCCAGACCTGTTCGCCGCCTTCGGCCTGCCGCCTGTCTTGTCCGGACCGGAAGCGTAG
- a CDS encoding SDR family NAD(P)-dependent oxidoreductase: MGSLKGQNVVVVGGSRGVGRSIVEAARAEGATVLAVARGAEALKELAWEVSDVRTLAADATQDTAPDAVFAALEPDVLVLCAGAFAPSALIQDQSWDDFSANWETDVKASFLFCKAALQGQLKPGSRVVLISSGAAFSGGPPNSGGYSGAKQMQMFLAAHSQKEADRLGLGLRFMALAPMRIMAGTGVGQRGILGISAYLGISPADFLASMSDVQTPADVGRAVVALAGGKMPGVAFTVSGSGLAAAA; encoded by the coding sequence ATGGGATCGTTGAAGGGGCAAAATGTCGTCGTGGTCGGAGGCAGCCGGGGTGTCGGCCGCTCGATCGTGGAAGCTGCACGCGCCGAGGGCGCAACCGTGCTTGCCGTCGCCCGCGGCGCGGAAGCTTTGAAGGAACTCGCCTGGGAAGTCTCCGACGTCAGGACGCTGGCCGCCGACGCCACGCAGGACACCGCGCCCGACGCCGTGTTCGCCGCGCTGGAGCCGGATGTGCTGGTCCTCTGCGCCGGCGCCTTCGCGCCGTCGGCGCTCATCCAGGACCAGAGCTGGGACGATTTCTCGGCGAATTGGGAGACCGACGTCAAGGCGTCGTTCCTGTTCTGCAAGGCGGCGCTACAGGGGCAACTGAAGCCGGGCAGCCGCGTGGTGCTGATCTCCAGCGGCGCGGCATTCAGCGGCGGACCGCCGAATTCCGGCGGCTATTCCGGCGCCAAGCAGATGCAGATGTTCCTTGCCGCCCACAGCCAGAAGGAGGCCGACCGGCTTGGCCTCGGCCTGCGCTTCATGGCGCTCGCGCCGATGCGCATCATGGCCGGCACCGGCGTCGGCCAGCGCGGCATTCTAGGCATTTCCGCCTATCTCGGCATCAGCCCGGCGGATTTCCTGGCCAGCATGAGCGATGTGCAGACGCCCGCCGATGTCGGACGCGCCGTGGTCGCGCTGGCCGGCGGCAAGATGCCAGGCGTCGCCTTCACGGTGAGCGGCAGCGGCCTTGCGGCGGCGGCATGA
- a CDS encoding pseudouridine synthase, protein MAARPTSLTARPPGVSLNRALSKLGLCSRTQAEVLIAEGRVRVGGKVVRDAALRVDLNRDRIVVDGEQVVAERKVYVMLNKPRGLVTTRDDPQQRDTVYACLEGLDLPFVSPVGRLDKASEGLLLMTNDTHFANRLMDPASHLPKTYHVQVGTVPDEAMLKTLRAGVSVDGETLTANSIALLRSGGRTAWLEIVLDEGRNRHIRRLLAAHGIEVKRLIRIAIGRLPLGDLAKGTARHLTPEELALLAE, encoded by the coding sequence ATGGCAGCACGACCGACATCGCTCACAGCCAGGCCGCCCGGCGTCAGCCTCAACCGCGCGCTTTCGAAACTCGGCCTGTGCTCGCGCACGCAGGCCGAGGTGCTGATCGCCGAGGGGCGCGTGCGCGTCGGCGGCAAGGTGGTGCGCGATGCAGCACTTCGCGTCGACCTGAACCGCGACCGCATCGTCGTCGATGGCGAGCAAGTCGTTGCCGAGCGCAAGGTCTATGTCATGCTCAACAAGCCGCGCGGGCTGGTCACCACCCGCGACGACCCGCAGCAGCGCGACACCGTCTATGCCTGCCTGGAAGGGCTCGACCTGCCCTTCGTCTCGCCGGTCGGCCGCCTCGACAAGGCGAGCGAAGGCTTGCTGCTGATGACCAACGACACGCATTTCGCCAACCGGCTGATGGACCCGGCCTCGCATCTGCCCAAAACCTATCATGTCCAGGTCGGCACGGTGCCTGACGAAGCGATGCTCAAGACATTGCGCGCGGGCGTCAGTGTCGACGGCGAGACCCTGACGGCCAATTCGATCGCGCTTTTGCGCAGCGGCGGCCGCACCGCCTGGCTGGAGATCGTGCTCGACGAGGGGCGCAACCGCCACATCCGCCGCCTGCTCGCCGCGCACGGCATCGAGGTCAAGCGCCTCATCCGCATCGCCATCGGCCGGCTGCCCCTGGGCGACCTCGCCAAGGGCACGGCGCGGCATTTGACGCCGGAGGAGCTGGCGCTGCTGGCGGAGTGA
- a CDS encoding DUF2231 domain-containing protein, whose protein sequence is MVPIQHIHPIFVHFPIVIILTVTLVDIVGFWRRHDMTVRSGAGTISTGLAVAAGLFAVATWYLGGLALDFAESGGFSSPVAETHEGLGGATALAFLIWGAVRLGLWLRNRGIGSMAVAIPAIEIAGSVLVTITAYYGGILVYDLGVNVAKVAVGG, encoded by the coding sequence ATGGTTCCCATTCAGCATATCCACCCGATCTTCGTGCATTTTCCAATCGTGATCATCTTGACCGTGACGCTGGTCGACATCGTCGGATTCTGGCGGCGTCATGACATGACCGTGCGCAGCGGCGCGGGCACAATCTCGACCGGCCTGGCCGTGGCCGCCGGGCTGTTTGCCGTGGCAACCTGGTATCTTGGCGGGCTGGCGCTCGATTTCGCCGAATCGGGCGGCTTCAGCAGCCCGGTGGCGGAAACGCATGAGGGGCTGGGCGGCGCCACCGCGCTGGCGTTCCTCATCTGGGGTGCCGTAAGGCTGGGCCTCTGGCTGCGCAATCGCGGCATCGGCTCGATGGCCGTCGCCATCCCGGCGATCGAAATCGCCGGTTCCGTGCTGGTCACGATCACCGCCTACTATGGTGGCATCCTGGTGTACGATCTCGGTGTCAATGTCGCCAAGGTCGCGGTCGGCGGGTGA
- a CDS encoding VIT1/CCC1 transporter family protein yields MSRLHVENHQVSRIGWLRAAVLGANDGIVSTASLIVGVASAAAPASQVLVAGIAGLVAGAMSMAAGEYVSVSSQSDTENADLARERQELKTQPEFEREELAQIYVKRGLETELARQVADQLMAKDALAAHAHDELGISEMTTARPIQAALTSAATFSVGAAMPLLMVLVSPASMLVLAVSLASLLFLALLGAIGARAGGANIPRATLRVTFWGAFAMALTAGIGALVGTAV; encoded by the coding sequence ATGAGCCGCCTGCATGTCGAAAACCACCAGGTGTCGCGCATCGGCTGGTTGCGCGCCGCCGTCCTGGGGGCCAATGACGGCATCGTCTCGACCGCGAGCCTGATCGTCGGCGTGGCGTCGGCCGCCGCGCCGGCTTCTCAGGTTCTGGTCGCCGGAATAGCCGGCCTGGTGGCAGGCGCCATGTCGATGGCGGCCGGCGAATACGTCTCGGTCAGTTCGCAGTCGGACACCGAGAATGCCGACCTTGCCCGCGAACGCCAGGAACTGAAGACCCAGCCCGAATTCGAGCGCGAAGAGTTGGCGCAGATCTACGTCAAGCGCGGGCTGGAGACGGAGCTGGCCCGCCAGGTCGCCGACCAGCTCATGGCCAAGGATGCGCTGGCCGCGCATGCCCATGACGAACTCGGCATTTCGGAAATGACCACGGCGCGGCCGATCCAGGCGGCGCTGACCTCGGCGGCGACCTTCAGCGTGGGCGCGGCAATGCCGTTGCTCATGGTGCTGGTGTCGCCGGCCTCCATGCTGGTGCTGGCGGTCTCGCTCGCGTCCCTGCTTTTCCTTGCCCTGCTGGGCGCCATCGGCGCCAGGGCGGGCGGCGCCAACATCCCTCGCGCAACGTTGCGGGTGACCTTCTGGGGCGCCTTCGCCATGGCGCTCACCGCAGGCATCGGCGCGCTGGTCGGGACCGCGGTGTAG
- a CDS encoding OsmC family protein, which translates to MFEYSVEARRTDARGSMATAKNAALVLDTSLEGRTDAFNPAELLLAAIAACMIKGIERVTPMLGFKLRGVRVALHAVRRDSPPGIASIDYELVVDTDETDQRLDLLHKNVRKYGTISNTIAAATKLEGKIRRKA; encoded by the coding sequence ATGTTCGAATACAGCGTTGAAGCAAGGCGCACCGATGCGCGAGGCAGCATGGCCACGGCCAAGAACGCCGCACTCGTTCTCGACACCAGCCTCGAGGGCCGGACCGATGCCTTCAATCCAGCCGAACTGCTTCTGGCGGCGATCGCCGCCTGCATGATCAAGGGCATCGAGCGCGTCACCCCGATGCTCGGTTTCAAACTGCGCGGCGTCAGGGTCGCATTGCATGCCGTTCGGCGCGACAGCCCGCCGGGGATTGCCTCCATCGACTACGAGCTTGTCGTCGACACCGATGAAACCGACCAGCGGCTGGACCTGCTGCACAAGAACGTCCGCAAGTACGGCACGATTTCCAATACAATCGCCGCCGCCACGAAACTCGAAGGCAAGATCAGGAGAAAAGCATGA
- a CDS encoding efflux RND transporter permease subunit, producing MKGPASFGIAGELTRAFIASPLTPLFLVAAFAFGLVALLTLPREEEPQISVPMVDIFVRADGLKADDAVKLITEPLETIVKGIDGVEHVYSQTRDDQVMVTARFVVGTSSDAAVLRVHDKVRANMDRIPVGVPEPLIVGRGIDDVAIVTLTLSPKPETAARMTANDLTRIARELRTEIAKIDNVGLTYLVGDTGEIIRVNPNPEKLALYGVTLQQLAAKVSGANKAFPAGRVRDKGEQIDIVAGETLASPDQIGNLLLTSRDNRPVYVRDVADVAFATDTGDALVSTVTRAGVGVERVPSVTLAIAKRAGSNAVAVADDILHRVALLQGGLIPNDIATDVTRNYGETANDKANELLYHLGLATISIIVLVWVAIGRREAMVVAVVIPVTILLTLFASRVMGYTLNRVSLFALIFSIGILVDDAIVVIENISRHWAMGGGRDRRQAAIEAVAEVGNPTIVATLTVVAALLPMLFVSGMMGPYMSPIPANASAAMIFSFFVAVMVTPWLMLRLAGRTPVHAHQDHGNGGPLGRAYTAVARPILASKKASWAFLLIVGVLTLGSLALFYTEHVTVKLLPFDNKYELSVTIDLPEGSSVEATDAVAQAVAAKVLELKEVRSVQTHAATAAPFNFNGLVRHAVLRTEPQQGDVALNLLPKADRARSSHEIALDIRQRIATIPVPQGTSLKVVEPPPGPPVMSTLLAEIYGPDGETRRKVAARIEAAFRSVPFIVDVDNSWGQPARRLRATISTDDVEFFHVEESDVFDTLAILNGGKTVGYSHRGGGRQPIPIRIERRKGERTLDERFLTTPIPANVLPGDRGVVELGDVVRVTPERASFPVFRHNGRAAEMVTAELAGSFEAPLYGMLAVSKAIDAQDWTGLQKPAISLHGQPEDESRPTLLWDGEWEVTWVTFRDMGAAFGVALLGIYILVVAQFGSFKVPLVILTPIPLTFIGILGGHWLFGAPFTATSMIGFIALAGIIVRNSILLVDFIRHAASPDRQLPEVLIEAGAIRFKPILLTALAAMIGAAVILTDPIFQGLAISLLFGLASSTLLTVLVIPAIYRVLRT from the coding sequence ATGAAAGGTCCCGCCTCGTTCGGTATTGCCGGCGAACTGACGCGGGCCTTCATCGCCTCGCCGCTGACGCCGTTGTTCCTGGTCGCCGCCTTCGCCTTCGGGCTGGTGGCGCTGCTCACGCTGCCGCGCGAGGAAGAGCCGCAGATCTCGGTGCCGATGGTCGACATCTTCGTGCGCGCCGACGGACTGAAGGCCGACGACGCCGTCAAGCTGATCACCGAACCGCTGGAGACGATCGTCAAGGGCATCGACGGCGTCGAGCATGTCTATTCGCAGACGCGCGACGACCAGGTGATGGTCACCGCCCGCTTCGTCGTCGGCACCTCGTCGGACGCTGCCGTGCTGCGCGTCCACGACAAGGTGCGCGCCAACATGGACCGCATCCCCGTCGGCGTGCCCGAGCCGCTGATAGTCGGCCGCGGCATCGACGACGTCGCCATCGTCACGCTGACGCTGTCGCCGAAGCCGGAGACAGCCGCGCGCATGACGGCCAACGACCTCACCCGCATCGCGCGCGAACTGCGCACCGAGATCGCCAAGATCGACAATGTCGGCCTGACCTATCTGGTCGGCGACACCGGAGAGATCATCCGCGTCAACCCGAACCCGGAAAAGCTCGCCCTTTACGGCGTCACGCTGCAGCAACTCGCCGCCAAGGTGTCGGGCGCCAACAAGGCCTTTCCCGCCGGACGCGTGCGCGACAAGGGCGAGCAGATCGACATCGTCGCCGGCGAAACGCTGGCCTCGCCCGACCAGATCGGCAACCTGCTCCTGACCTCGCGCGACAACCGCCCCGTCTATGTCCGCGACGTCGCCGACGTCGCCTTCGCCACCGACACCGGTGATGCGCTGGTGTCCACGGTCACCAGAGCCGGCGTTGGCGTCGAGCGCGTGCCATCGGTCACGCTGGCCATTGCCAAGCGCGCCGGATCGAACGCGGTCGCCGTCGCCGACGACATCCTGCACCGGGTCGCCCTGCTGCAGGGCGGATTGATCCCCAACGATATCGCCACCGACGTGACGCGCAATTACGGCGAGACCGCCAACGACAAGGCCAATGAGCTCCTCTACCATCTCGGCCTGGCGACGATCTCGATCATCGTGCTGGTCTGGGTCGCCATCGGCCGCCGCGAAGCGATGGTCGTGGCCGTCGTCATCCCGGTGACCATCCTGCTCACGCTGTTTGCCTCGCGCGTCATGGGCTACACGCTGAACCGCGTCTCGCTGTTCGCGCTGATCTTTTCCATAGGCATTCTCGTCGACGATGCCATCGTGGTGATCGAGAACATCTCGCGACACTGGGCCATGGGCGGCGGCCGCGATCGCCGGCAGGCGGCAATCGAGGCGGTGGCAGAGGTCGGCAACCCGACCATCGTCGCCACCTTGACCGTGGTCGCCGCACTGCTGCCGATGCTGTTCGTGTCGGGAATGATGGGCCCCTATATGAGCCCGATTCCGGCCAATGCCTCGGCGGCGATGATCTTCTCCTTCTTCGTCGCGGTGATGGTGACGCCGTGGCTGATGCTTAGACTTGCCGGACGGACGCCGGTGCATGCCCATCAGGATCATGGCAATGGCGGCCCGCTCGGTCGCGCCTACACCGCCGTCGCCCGGCCGATTCTGGCCTCGAAGAAGGCGAGCTGGGCCTTCCTGCTCATCGTCGGCGTGCTGACCCTGGGCTCGCTTGCGCTGTTCTACACCGAGCATGTCACGGTCAAGCTCCTGCCCTTCGACAACAAGTACGAATTGTCGGTGACCATCGACCTGCCGGAAGGGTCTTCCGTCGAGGCGACCGATGCGGTGGCGCAGGCCGTCGCCGCCAAAGTTCTCGAGCTGAAGGAGGTTCGATCGGTCCAGACACACGCCGCAACGGCGGCGCCCTTCAATTTCAACGGCCTCGTCCGCCATGCCGTCCTGCGCACCGAGCCGCAGCAGGGAGACGTGGCGCTCAACCTGCTGCCGAAGGCGGACCGTGCCCGCTCCAGCCACGAGATCGCGCTCGACATCCGCCAGCGCATCGCCACGATCCCCGTACCGCAAGGCACCAGCCTGAAGGTGGTCGAGCCGCCGCCCGGCCCGCCGGTGATGTCAACGCTGCTGGCCGAAATCTACGGACCCGACGGCGAGACCCGCCGCAAGGTCGCCGCCAGGATCGAGGCGGCGTTCCGCTCCGTGCCCTTCATCGTCGATGTCGACAATTCCTGGGGACAGCCGGCACGCCGGTTGCGCGCCACCATTTCCACCGACGATGTGGAGTTCTTCCATGTCGAGGAGAGCGACGTCTTCGACACGCTCGCCATCCTCAATGGCGGGAAGACCGTCGGCTATTCGCATCGCGGCGGCGGCCGCCAGCCTATCCCGATCCGAATCGAGCGGCGGAAGGGCGAAAGGACGCTCGACGAGCGCTTCCTGACCACGCCGATTCCGGCCAATGTCCTGCCCGGCGACCGCGGCGTCGTCGAACTCGGCGATGTCGTGCGGGTGACGCCGGAGCGCGCTTCGTTCCCGGTGTTCAGGCACAATGGCCGCGCAGCCGAAATGGTGACGGCCGAGCTTGCCGGCAGCTTCGAGGCGCCGCTCTACGGCATGCTCGCCGTCAGCAAGGCCATCGACGCGCAGGACTGGACCGGCCTGCAGAAGCCCGCGATCTCGCTGCATGGCCAGCCGGAGGATGAAAGCCGGCCGACGCTTTTGTGGGACGGCGAATGGGAAGTTACCTGGGTGACCTTCCGCGACATGGGGGCGGCCTTCGGCGTCGCGCTGCTCGGCATCTACATCCTGGTGGTCGCCCAGTTCGGCTCGTTCAAGGTGCCGCTGGTGATCCTGACGCCGATCCCGCTGACTTTCATCGGCATCCTCGGCGGGCACTGGCTGTTCGGCGCGCCGTTCACCGCCACCTCGATGATCGGCTTCATCGCGCTGGCCGGCATCATCGTGCGCAATTCGATCCTGCTGGTCGATTTCATCCGCCACGCGGCGTCGCCCGACAGGCAATTGCCCGAGGTCCTGATCGAGGCCGGCGCGATCCGATTCAAGCCGATCCTGCTGACCGCACTTGCCGCCATGATCGGCGCGGCGGTGATCCTGACCGATCCGATCTTCCAGGGGCTGGCGATCTCGCTGCTGTTCGGCCTGGCCTCCTCGACGCTGCTGACGGTGCTGGTCATCCCCGCGATCTACCGGGTGCTGCGCACGTGA